CCACAGCTGGAGGAAGACATTTGAAGCGTTGTTACGATCTGTTGTCATTGCCAGTCCATCAACTGTCTGATCACCCGGGTTGTCTTGGGGTCCAGTCTTTCCACACTTTTGTCGGCCGTCTTCAATTGCCGGTGACACCCTATTGACTTCAGCCACATCTTCCCTGTGGAAAATCTTACTTCTCTTGGACGTTGGCAAGAAGAGGGCGGTCAGGAAGGCCACGGACACCGAAGCGAGTGAAATCGCATTGAGACAGAAATACGAGGCGTTCCACACAGAGATTAAAACTTGTCCCACAGTTGAGCCCAGAGTGTGTCCAACCAATATGACAGTCCGACAGTAACCAGTCACCTTCTGATAGTGCTCAGAGCTAATGGCACTGTAGATGTACGAAAAGTAAGCTACATTGGTGGCAGCCACCAACCCGTAGTCAAAGAGAAGACATTTCATGGCCAAAACCCCTTGGCTTAAAATTAATAATGTGCACTGAATAATTAAGGCAAAACCATGAAGAACTATGACAGGTTTATGCCTCAAGTAGTCTGTGAGCAAGAAGGTGGGAATTAACAGTACCAAACAAGAGTATGTCCATATTGGAAATATTTCATTCATAGCCTGAAAGTAAGTAGGAAAATGTATAAGGTTACTTCTAAAATaaacagattaaaaataaaacgAATAATCCTAGAAATAcaataagtatgcagattatattTTGGATTATATATTATCCAGTGGTCATTTCTTTAATTGAAGaaagatttcggcccgaaacgtcgcctatttccttcgctccatagatgctgctgcacccgctgagtttctccagcacttttgtctaccttcgattttccagcatctacagttccttcttaaaaacatcatTTCTTTAATTGCGGTTTTCTGGGATTCTCAAAAATAATTTTTTGTTGTTTGATACGCGGTTTATTAGGTAAATGTAGCAGAGTTGACAAATTGTGACCAAGTTGATagaaaatattaaataatctttagGGATGGAGAAGGTTTGAATCAGAAGCTTGTTTGGTGGTCAGATTGGATTGGAAGGTACGAACAGTTTGACTGTCTCTCCATatggaaaaggaaaatgaggtatGGACTCAGTTGCACACACTTTGTGCCGTAgactattgcccctgtcccacttgggaaacctgaacggaaacctctggagactttgcgccccacccaaggtttccgtgcggttccaggaggtccccggaggtttttgtcagtctccctacctgcttccactacctgcaaccacccgcaacctccgggaactgcacggaaaccttgggtggggcgcaaattctccagaggtttccgttcaggtttcctaagtgggacaggggcattagtctatGGCAGTGCAGCTGGGCTTCTATATTAGTTGAATAGAAGTAAGACAATggggatagatacaaaaagctggagtaactcagcaggttagacagcatctctgga
This sequence is a window from Leucoraja erinacea ecotype New England chromosome 14, Leri_hhj_1, whole genome shotgun sequence. Protein-coding genes within it:
- the LOC129703290 gene encoding thiamine transporter 2-like; protein product: MSSCCQATDCWKRGQPNEWMYPTLILCAFGFFSVMRPIDSFFLAYLVGPDKNITVHQAMNEIFPIWTYSCLVLLIPTFLLTDYLRHKPVIVLHGFALIIQCTLLILSQGVLAMKCLLFDYGLVAATNVAYFSYIYSAISSEHYQKVTGYCRTVILVGHTLGSTVGQVLISVWNASYFCLNAISLASVSVAFLTALFLPTSKRSKIFHREDVAEVNRVSPAIEDGRQKCGKTGPQDNPGDQTVDGLAMTTDRNNASNVFLQLWSDFKECYSSPQLLCWCLWWALATAGFNQVASYIQMLWEHIEPTGNVTVYNGGAETISNLMGATCAFAVGHTKLDWAVWGELALGIFSVVNSGVSYAMALTKNIWVCYVCYSIFKSCYMLLITITMQV